From Pirellulales bacterium, one genomic window encodes:
- a CDS encoding HU family DNA-binding protein, translating into VPLFTHPQGGSRIMGKVAVSNAKKAPSKSEVLANISEATGVAKKEVSAVLEALSSEIKKSMGGKGSGVFAIPGLVKIEKKKVPARPARKGVPNPFKPGELMDVAAKPASTKIKVRALKQLKAMA; encoded by the coding sequence TCGTTCCTTTATTCACGCACCCGCAAGGAGGGTCCCGTATTATGGGGAAAGTTGCCGTGTCAAACGCTAAAAAAGCTCCGTCAAAAAGTGAAGTTCTCGCCAACATTTCCGAGGCCACTGGCGTCGCCAAAAAAGAAGTCAGCGCCGTGCTCGAAGCGCTCAGCAGCGAAATCAAAAAGTCGATGGGCGGAAAAGGCTCCGGCGTGTTCGCCATTCCGGGCCTGGTCAAAATCGAAAAGAAGAAGGTTCCCGCCCGCCCCGCTCGGAAGGGTGTGCCTAATCCCTTCAAGCCCGGCGAGTTGATGGATGTTGCGGCCAAACCGGCCAGCACCAAAATCAAAGTTCGCGCTTTGAAGCAACTCAAGGCCATGGCCTAA
- a CDS encoding S9 family peptidase → MMVLANSRVRQLCSYGALLVAAIFIGQVTGCSPNQEAPPQDKNAAPASPDKAIAPTSSDKASADITTSAQPHPLDQVAPLIPRDVLFGNPDKAMARMSHDAKRLAYLAPVKNSDGDGVLNVFVGPMDNPDAAKPVTHETARPIEGYFWAFDDKHILYAMDDKGDENFHVFAVNLETGDVKDITPLDPANAVDEKGEKKKVRAEIEAVSWRRPEEIVIGLNDRDPRYHDLYLVNINTGEKKLLQQNPDFAGFVLDEDDKVRFAEKMTPDGGTLYQQPDGNGGWKDFLKVGKEDNETTSLSGFDKTGDVLYMIDSRGNDTGVLKSMNLKTGEEKVIAAGTLGEIDGVMSHPTENTIQGVATTYDRTKWQFFDKEVEDDFNRLKQLGDGDIKIVSTTLDDRKWLLGILPDDGPVRYYFYDRDTKQPKFIFAIRPELADLPLQKMHSVIIPSRDGLNMVAYLTLPPGTDPNHTGRPDHPVPMLLDVHGGPNARDDWGMNPEHQLWANRGYAVLSVNYRGSTGFGKKFFNAGNREWAGKMHTDLLDAVNWAVNEKIAQPDKIAIIGGSYGGYATLVGLTFTPDVFACGIDEVGPSNLNTLVQSIPKYWEPAIEDLKNRIGDFTTEEGKKFLWQRSPLSKVDQIKKPLLIGQGQHDPRVNVREAEQMVKAMQDKNIPVTYVLFPDEGHGFARPENEMAFNAVSEAFLAKILGGRYEPIGTAFEGSTITVPTGADDVPGLPAALAAMPKPPADDKPADDKPTAADKPAEVKATN, encoded by the coding sequence ATGATGGTTCTCGCAAATTCTCGTGTGCGGCAGTTATGCAGTTATGGCGCCCTCCTGGTTGCCGCCATTTTCATCGGGCAAGTGACGGGCTGTTCTCCAAATCAGGAAGCTCCTCCACAAGACAAAAATGCCGCCCCAGCATCGCCGGACAAAGCTATCGCTCCAACTTCATCCGATAAAGCATCCGCCGATATAACTACCTCCGCCCAGCCCCATCCGCTCGATCAGGTCGCGCCCCTTATTCCCCGCGACGTGCTGTTCGGCAACCCTGACAAAGCCATGGCCCGCATGAGCCACGACGCCAAACGGCTGGCCTATTTGGCGCCGGTGAAAAACAGTGATGGCGACGGCGTTCTCAATGTTTTTGTCGGGCCAATGGACAACCCCGACGCCGCCAAGCCGGTGACTCACGAAACCGCACGTCCCATCGAAGGCTACTTTTGGGCCTTCGACGACAAGCACATCCTGTATGCCATGGACGACAAGGGAGACGAAAACTTTCACGTCTTCGCCGTTAACTTAGAAACCGGCGATGTGAAAGATATTACCCCCTTGGACCCCGCCAATGCCGTCGATGAAAAGGGGGAAAAGAAAAAAGTGCGGGCCGAAATCGAAGCCGTCAGTTGGCGGCGCCCGGAGGAAATTGTCATCGGTCTGAACGACCGCGATCCGCGCTATCACGATTTGTATCTCGTGAACATCAACACCGGCGAAAAAAAACTACTGCAGCAAAATCCCGATTTCGCCGGCTTCGTGCTCGACGAAGATGATAAAGTCCGGTTTGCCGAAAAAATGACTCCCGACGGCGGCACGTTGTACCAGCAGCCCGATGGCAACGGCGGTTGGAAAGATTTTTTGAAAGTCGGCAAGGAAGACAACGAAACCACCAGCCTTTCCGGGTTCGACAAAACCGGCGACGTGTTGTACATGATCGACAGCCGCGGCAATGACACCGGCGTGCTGAAAAGCATGAATCTGAAAACCGGAGAAGAGAAAGTCATTGCCGCCGGCACGTTGGGCGAAATCGACGGCGTGATGTCTCACCCCACGGAAAACACCATTCAAGGCGTGGCGACCACGTACGATCGGACCAAGTGGCAATTCTTCGATAAGGAAGTGGAGGACGATTTTAACCGCCTCAAGCAATTGGGCGACGGCGACATTAAAATCGTGAGCACTACCCTGGACGATCGCAAATGGCTGCTCGGAATTTTGCCCGACGATGGCCCCGTGCGCTATTACTTTTACGACCGCGACACCAAGCAGCCCAAATTCATCTTCGCCATCCGTCCCGAGCTGGCCGATTTGCCGCTGCAAAAAATGCACTCGGTCATCATTCCCAGCCGCGACGGCCTGAACATGGTGGCTTATCTCACCCTGCCGCCAGGAACCGATCCCAATCATACCGGCCGGCCCGACCATCCGGTGCCGATGCTGCTGGACGTGCATGGCGGCCCCAATGCGCGCGACGATTGGGGCATGAATCCCGAGCATCAATTGTGGGCCAATCGCGGTTACGCCGTGCTGAGCGTGAACTACCGCGGCTCGACGGGCTTCGGCAAAAAATTCTTCAACGCCGGCAACCGCGAATGGGCTGGAAAAATGCACACCGATTTGCTCGACGCCGTCAATTGGGCCGTCAATGAAAAAATTGCCCAGCCCGATAAAATCGCCATCATCGGCGGCAGTTACGGCGGTTATGCCACGCTGGTCGGTCTGACATTCACGCCCGATGTGTTCGCCTGCGGCATCGACGAAGTGGGTCCCTCGAATCTCAACACGCTGGTCCAAAGTATTCCCAAGTATTGGGAACCGGCCATCGAAGATTTGAAAAACCGCATCGGCGATTTCACGACCGAGGAAGGCAAAAAATTTCTCTGGCAGCGCTCGCCGCTGTCCAAGGTCGATCAAATCAAGAAGCCGCTGCTCATCGGCCAGGGCCAACACGATCCGCGCGTAAACGTGCGCGAGGCGGAGCAAATGGTCAAAGCCATGCAGGATAAAAATATCCCCGTCACTTATGTCCTGTTCCCCGACGAAGGGCACGGTTTTGCGCGCCCCGAAAACGAAATGGCGTTTAACGCCGTTTCGGAAGCGTTTCTGGCGAAAATCCTGGGTGGCCGCTACGAGCCCATCGGCACGGCTTTCGAGGGCTCAACCATCACTGTTCCCACCGGCGCCGACGATGTCCCAGGCCTCCCCGCCGCCCTCGCCGCCATGCCCAAGCCTCCGGCCGACGATAAGCCTGCGGACGACAAGCCCACCGCCGCCGACAAACCCGCCGAAGTCAAAGCGACGAATTGA
- a CDS encoding DUF4432 family protein gives MAYNRVLLVDFSSSSNRGVIVANQLSALQNQSAPNFENAPVLNPAQLGGIETSVLDNGPGRGVRIAWVNTGGGLRYKVVVDRGLDIADAEFFGQSLTWHSLTGITAPTAAYDQGLDWLWSFYGGLVVSCGPLNTGAPFTEDGKSYGLHGTHSNTAAIVESIVNPDPLRGQLEMSIAGLIRTARVFGPNIELRRTITSRLGVPAIHISDEFTNRDNQRLPLAWLLHINFGYPLLEPGASTYCYRGVVKAIRGEDWFRPNVDYKAAPPPMDAHCGTGEFCAYVDPEVDASGQVISGLVNRTRGFGVKIEHLRHDYQRLANWQHWGPGGSYMGALEPTNAGVEGRPKDAQRGWLQYLEPGESRTLQCTISATNDQTELQRLLALNG, from the coding sequence ATGGCATACAATCGTGTTTTGCTGGTTGATTTCTCATCGAGTTCTAACCGGGGCGTAATTGTGGCGAACCAACTTTCGGCTTTGCAAAATCAGTCGGCGCCTAATTTCGAAAACGCGCCGGTGCTAAATCCCGCGCAACTGGGGGGCATTGAAACATCGGTGCTCGATAACGGACCGGGCCGTGGCGTGCGCATTGCCTGGGTCAATACCGGCGGTGGCTTGCGATACAAAGTGGTCGTTGACCGGGGGCTGGATATTGCCGACGCGGAGTTTTTTGGACAATCGCTAACGTGGCATTCGCTGACTGGCATTACGGCTCCCACGGCGGCGTATGACCAGGGATTGGATTGGCTGTGGAGCTTTTACGGCGGCCTGGTGGTCAGTTGCGGGCCGTTGAATACCGGTGCGCCGTTTACGGAAGACGGAAAATCGTACGGGCTGCACGGCACGCACTCCAACACGGCGGCGATTGTGGAATCGATCGTGAATCCTGATCCGCTGCGCGGACAGTTGGAAATGAGCATTGCCGGGCTCATTCGGACGGCGCGCGTGTTTGGGCCGAACATCGAATTGCGGCGAACAATAACCAGCCGGCTGGGCGTGCCGGCGATTCACATTTCCGATGAATTTACCAACCGCGATAATCAGCGATTACCGCTGGCGTGGCTGCTGCACATCAATTTTGGTTATCCGCTGTTGGAGCCTGGGGCCAGTACGTATTGTTATCGTGGAGTGGTGAAAGCGATTCGGGGGGAAGATTGGTTTCGGCCGAATGTAGATTACAAAGCCGCTCCGCCGCCCATGGATGCTCACTGTGGGACGGGAGAGTTTTGTGCTTACGTTGATCCGGAAGTCGATGCGAGTGGGCAAGTGATTTCGGGCTTGGTGAACCGAACGCGCGGCTTTGGGGTGAAAATTGAACATTTGCGGCACGATTATCAACGGTTAGCCAACTGGCAGCATTGGGGCCCGGGCGGTTCGTACATGGGCGCCTTGGAACCGACGAATGCCGGCGTGGAAGGGCGACCGAAGGACGCCCAGCGCGGTTGGCTGCAGTATTTGGAGCCTGGCGAATCGCGCACGCTGCAATGCACCATTTCGGCCACGAACGATCAGACCGAGCTGCAGCGGTTGCTGGCGTTGAACGGGTGA
- a CDS encoding ComEC/Rec2 family competence protein produces MSTPLVALPKVQPRNLPAPVSGVVPQRDLDEARPAAQYLPLVLVLCAMCAGIVADRLVGWSEFISFPLWWALAGAALAAWWWLRNKGRERLASVAVLLAVGAAGGAWHHEQWNLFGADELGLVTTETPQPVCVEVDVVGTPESIPAPQFDPLRSLPAGLQSRWLADVVGLRDGAQWRQASGRAEFSLEGELHDVHAGDRLRIFGQLEAPLPAGNPGEFDTALYERSKRELSMIRVKKPECVSVVAHSSMWSPTRWIDQARQFGDRMLWGYLSRERAGMAAAVLLGQREQVDQETNEAFLETGTIHILCIAGLHVGILAWVLFAVFSTGWLSRRTSLLGVMLVTGAYMLLTMAQGTVPLNPHSHSNT; encoded by the coding sequence ATGAGCACGCCGCTGGTTGCATTGCCGAAAGTTCAACCGCGTAATTTGCCGGCGCCGGTGTCGGGCGTGGTTCCGCAGCGCGACTTGGACGAAGCGCGACCGGCGGCGCAATATCTGCCGCTAGTGTTGGTTCTGTGCGCGATGTGCGCGGGAATTGTGGCCGATCGGCTGGTTGGATGGAGCGAATTCATTTCGTTTCCGCTGTGGTGGGCATTGGCGGGCGCGGCGCTGGCGGCGTGGTGGTGGTTGAGGAATAAGGGGCGCGAACGGCTGGCGAGCGTGGCGGTGCTGTTGGCCGTGGGGGCCGCCGGGGGCGCATGGCATCACGAACAGTGGAACTTATTCGGCGCCGATGAGTTGGGCTTGGTCACCACCGAAACGCCGCAACCGGTGTGTGTGGAAGTGGACGTTGTTGGCACGCCGGAAAGTATTCCGGCTCCGCAATTTGATCCGCTGCGATCTCTACCAGCAGGCTTGCAAAGTCGTTGGCTGGCAGATGTGGTGGGATTGCGGGACGGTGCGCAATGGCGACAGGCATCGGGGCGGGCAGAATTTTCGTTGGAAGGCGAATTGCACGACGTGCATGCCGGCGATCGGCTGCGGATATTCGGCCAACTGGAAGCGCCGCTGCCGGCGGGGAATCCGGGGGAGTTCGACACGGCGTTGTACGAGCGCTCCAAGCGCGAACTGAGCATGATTCGTGTGAAAAAGCCCGAATGCGTAAGCGTGGTGGCGCACAGTTCGATGTGGAGCCCGACGCGGTGGATCGACCAGGCTCGGCAATTTGGCGACCGGATGCTGTGGGGTTATTTATCGCGGGAGCGGGCTGGAATGGCGGCGGCGGTGCTGTTGGGTCAGCGCGAGCAGGTCGATCAGGAAACGAACGAGGCGTTTTTGGAAACGGGGACGATTCATATTTTGTGCATTGCCGGTTTGCACGTGGGAATTTTGGCGTGGGTGTTGTTTGCGGTCTTCAGCACCGGGTGGCTGTCGCGGCGGACTTCACTGCTGGGCGTGATGCTGGTCACCGGCGCTTACATGCTGCTGACGATGGCCCAGGGCACTGTACCTCTAAACCCACACAGCCATTCTAACACTTGA
- a CDS encoding ABC transporter ATP-binding protein, whose protein sequence is MPDAISIHRLTKHYGSRRVVDVVNLNVPTGCVYGFLGRNGAGKSTLIKMLLGMVQPDAGHATLLGEDISQLRSAKRARIAYLAEGHPLYRWMTVAEAVRFTRRFYDVWRDDFLRSVLDHFHLSPRQKIGRLSNGQRAQVSLALALAPDPELLILDDPTLGLDTVVRRDFLESMIHLIQRQGRTIFFSSHILGDVERVADRIGLVMDGVLRVDCPTDHFKSSLRKVALEFTGSVPEIPPLAGLVSRRQYGGKLELIIVGYGQEQAAVVESLGAASVDVAEMNLEDAFVAYTRDPAPPLPSFEREMATC, encoded by the coding sequence ATGCCCGACGCCATTTCTATCCACCGCTTAACCAAGCACTATGGTTCGCGCCGCGTCGTCGATGTGGTGAACCTCAACGTGCCCACCGGCTGTGTGTACGGTTTTTTGGGCCGCAACGGGGCCGGAAAATCGACCCTCATCAAAATGCTGCTGGGCATGGTCCAGCCCGATGCCGGCCACGCCACGCTGTTGGGCGAAGATATTTCCCAACTGCGTTCCGCCAAGCGGGCCCGCATTGCCTACTTGGCCGAAGGGCACCCGCTGTATCGCTGGATGACCGTGGCCGAAGCCGTCCGTTTCACGCGCCGCTTCTACGATGTATGGCGCGACGATTTCCTCCGCAGCGTTCTTGATCACTTCCACCTTTCGCCGCGACAAAAAATCGGCCGCCTTTCCAACGGCCAGCGCGCCCAGGTGTCGCTCGCTTTGGCGCTGGCGCCTGATCCGGAATTGCTGATTCTCGACGATCCCACGCTGGGGCTCGATACCGTCGTTCGCCGCGATTTTTTGGAATCGATGATCCATCTCATTCAGCGCCAAGGCCGGACGATTTTTTTCAGCTCGCACATTCTCGGCGACGTGGAGCGCGTGGCCGACCGCATCGGCCTTGTCATGGACGGCGTGCTGCGCGTCGACTGCCCCACCGACCATTTCAAATCGTCGCTGCGCAAGGTGGCGTTGGAATTCACCGGCAGCGTGCCGGAAATTCCTCCGCTGGCCGGCCTGGTAAGCCGTCGTCAATACGGCGGAAAGCTGGAGCTCATCATCGTCGGCTACGGCCAGGAGCAAGCCGCCGTCGTGGAATCGCTCGGCGCTGCTTCCGTCGACGTGGCCGAGATGAATTTGGAAGACGCCTTCGTCGCCTACACCCGCGACCCCGCCCCGCCCCTGCCCAGCTTTGAACGGGAGATGGCGACATGCTAA
- a CDS encoding endonuclease has translation MAWKSTSDQTTPLNLLRPLAHKITDTLHQLAARLSGLRRWLAAVVFAAGLLLSYRSALAAGFGYEAPNNSAYDPPASYYNAATGTGATLRMNLHNIISAGFVARSYGDAKNYLPILCQDPNNTGDLIRIYTDDDVPGVWVSGGVTWNREHLWPQSLLGVSVSESSKNAGTDEFELKPCDSSVNSGRSNDGYGLSTSSGTYNNQPSYFFPGDEDKGDIARSMFYMATRYYDGSGTPSTNNLSIVSGTSLSTYQMGDLDALLHWVYEDGVDNYERRLNEYVYSSALNPSYYQGNRNPYIDHPEYVWAIFGTDKVSGNIVNNSQLSVGNDTVGSDGSSTATVSLGRIMVNGTFGASNVAFNKTGADPTTFDLTTSGNAVTNAGGSTNLTAGVGQGIDFGTQSRTITVGLNASTATNGLKSGIVTLHNSDLTTSGAGHGSADANDTINISGAVLSKRSVTPSESNVNFGSVVVGANVSNSFNLTTTGDDNSYTRVNVAGTSSTDANGMQITGSAALFNSASSTSSRSLGGMLNTVGNKSGSLSLAVTTAENGGAGLSGEGTYSSLSVGYSATVLNHADASFSSTQDTDSITINLGSFGQSTGVHQTPFNLYNLVTTAGFTAGLDLNSVLGSGDTGALSTTLSTFHNLAANGNLGFQADLNTTNIGNFSATYSLGLSDYASLPGAVAQATPLTLTLTGVVTKYGAGDFNLDHHVDAADIAPMLAALADLNYYETNNRLTPADLLDIGDVNGDGAVSYADMQALLSQLNAGHGSSLGVPEPSSLLLLSFGGLFLLRRRFC, from the coding sequence ATGGCGTGGAAGTCAACTTCGGATCAAACGACACCACTGAATTTGCTTCGTCCACTCGCGCACAAAATCACTGACACATTGCATCAACTCGCCGCGCGTCTTTCGGGATTGCGCCGATGGCTCGCGGCGGTTGTTTTCGCAGCCGGCTTGCTTTTAAGCTATCGTTCCGCGCTGGCTGCCGGCTTTGGCTACGAAGCGCCGAACAACTCAGCCTACGACCCCCCGGCAAGCTATTACAACGCCGCCACTGGAACCGGCGCCACCTTGCGCATGAATCTTCACAATATCATCAGCGCTGGGTTCGTAGCCCGGAGTTATGGCGATGCAAAAAATTACCTGCCGATTCTCTGTCAGGATCCCAACAACACCGGCGACTTGATTCGCATTTACACGGACGATGACGTTCCCGGGGTTTGGGTTTCCGGCGGCGTAACCTGGAATCGAGAGCATTTGTGGCCCCAATCGCTCCTGGGCGTCAGTGTCAGCGAATCGTCAAAGAACGCCGGCACCGATGAGTTCGAACTCAAGCCTTGCGACTCAAGTGTCAATTCCGGCCGCAGCAACGATGGTTACGGCCTCAGCACCTCTTCCGGCACGTATAACAATCAACCCTCATACTTTTTTCCAGGCGACGAAGACAAAGGCGATATCGCTCGTTCCATGTTCTACATGGCCACCCGTTACTACGATGGATCAGGCACTCCGTCGACGAATAATCTCTCGATTGTCAGCGGCACATCCCTGTCCACGTATCAAATGGGCGATCTCGATGCTTTGCTGCATTGGGTTTATGAGGACGGCGTCGACAATTACGAGCGGCGGTTAAACGAATACGTTTACAGCAGCGCCCTGAACCCGTCGTATTACCAGGGGAATCGCAACCCTTATATTGACCATCCCGAATACGTCTGGGCGATTTTCGGTACCGACAAAGTTAGCGGCAACATTGTAAACAATTCGCAATTATCGGTGGGAAATGACACGGTAGGTTCTGATGGCTCGTCCACCGCCACGGTGAGCTTGGGACGCATTATGGTGAATGGCACATTTGGCGCCAGTAATGTGGCTTTCAACAAAACCGGCGCAGATCCGACAACCTTTGACCTTACCACCTCCGGAAACGCCGTCACAAATGCCGGTGGGTCAACCAACCTTACCGCCGGTGTCGGCCAAGGAATCGATTTCGGCACGCAAAGCCGCACCATTACCGTCGGATTGAACGCCTCGACCGCCACCAACGGACTGAAAAGTGGCATCGTGACGCTTCACAATTCCGATCTCACTACCTCCGGCGCCGGCCACGGTTCCGCCGACGCCAACGACACCATTAACATTTCCGGCGCGGTGCTCAGCAAACGCTCGGTAACCCCCAGTGAGTCGAACGTCAACTTCGGCAGCGTCGTTGTGGGAGCAAACGTCAGCAATTCGTTCAATCTCACCACCACGGGCGACGACAACTCCTATACCCGCGTCAATGTGGCCGGCACTTCATCCACCGATGCCAATGGCATGCAAATCACGGGCTCTGCAGCCTTGTTCAACTCCGCTTCATCGACCTCCAGCCGCAGCCTGGGCGGAATGTTGAATACAGTCGGAAATAAGTCTGGCTCGCTTTCACTGGCCGTCACCACGGCGGAAAACGGCGGCGCCGGCTTGAGTGGCGAAGGAACGTATTCCTCCCTCAGCGTCGGTTATTCCGCCACCGTGCTCAATCATGCCGATGCAAGTTTTAGCAGCACGCAAGATACCGACTCGATCACCATCAACTTGGGTTCGTTTGGTCAATCGACCGGCGTCCACCAAACGCCATTCAATCTATACAACTTGGTCACCACCGCGGGCTTTACCGCCGGATTAGATCTCAACAGCGTTCTCGGAAGCGGCGATACCGGCGCGCTTTCGACCACACTTTCCACGTTTCATAATCTTGCGGCCAACGGCAATCTGGGATTTCAGGCCGATCTGAACACTACCAACATTGGAAATTTCTCCGCCACTTATTCCTTGGGGCTGTCTGATTACGCATCGCTTCCCGGAGCCGTGGCTCAGGCCACTCCGTTAACCCTCACGCTGACAGGCGTCGTCACCAAGTACGGCGCCGGAGATTTTAATCTGGACCATCATGTCGACGCGGCAGACATCGCCCCCATGCTGGCGGCACTGGCTGATCTGAACTATTACGAAACCAATAATCGCTTGACCCCCGCAGATCTGCTCGACATCGGCGATGTCAACGGCGACGGCGCCGTTAGCTATGCTGACATGCAAGCCTTGCTATCTCAGTTAAATGCAGGTCATGGTAGCAGCTTGGGAGTCCCCGAGCCGTCTTCCCTTCTCCTGCTGAGTTTCGGGGGTCTCTTTTTGTTGCGGCGACGCTTCTGCTAG
- a CDS encoding fatty acid desaturase, translated as MSLLEPTGSASLLNTASSTSSTLADPPIADRHSSLTSHPSPLAPRRPSKPLQPVDPWQGGVDWGTVIWFAIVHAGALAAPFFFTWKAVGLFLGLYWLTGGIGICLGYHRLLTHGSFQTYRPVKWLIAFLGGLAGEGSAVIWVANHRKHHAHSDKEGDPHSPRDGGLWSHMLWFMPNFGRKWHDEMGQHYAPDLVKDPVIRFLDKTFLAWFFVLAGALWTIGYAFWDSYTAWSFVVWGMFVRMVWVYHITWFVNSATHIWGYRNYETTDDSKNLWWVGLLGWGEGWHNNHHAYQRMARHGHKWWEIDLTYYSICALEKLGLAWNVVHKVPAWQKPE; from the coding sequence ATGTCGCTGTTGGAACCCACCGGAAGCGCCAGCTTACTCAATACTGCTTCTTCCACTTCTTCCACGCTCGCCGATCCACCCATTGCCGATCGCCACTCATCCCTCACCTCGCACCCCTCGCCCCTCGCCCCTCGTCGCCCATCCAAACCGCTCCAACCCGTCGATCCCTGGCAGGGCGGCGTCGATTGGGGCACCGTCATTTGGTTCGCCATCGTTCACGCCGGCGCGCTGGCCGCACCTTTCTTCTTCACTTGGAAAGCCGTCGGCCTGTTCCTCGGCCTCTACTGGCTCACCGGCGGCATTGGTATTTGCTTGGGCTACCACCGCCTGCTCACGCACGGCAGTTTTCAAACCTATCGACCCGTGAAATGGCTGATCGCTTTCCTCGGCGGCTTGGCTGGCGAAGGCTCGGCCGTCATCTGGGTGGCCAACCATCGCAAGCATCACGCCCACAGCGATAAAGAGGGCGACCCGCACTCGCCGCGCGATGGCGGACTCTGGAGCCACATGCTCTGGTTCATGCCCAACTTCGGCCGCAAATGGCACGACGAAATGGGCCAGCATTATGCACCCGACCTGGTGAAAGACCCGGTCATCCGCTTTCTCGACAAAACATTTTTGGCTTGGTTCTTTGTGCTGGCCGGCGCGCTATGGACCATCGGTTACGCTTTCTGGGATTCCTACACCGCCTGGTCGTTTGTCGTGTGGGGCATGTTCGTCCGCATGGTCTGGGTCTACCACATCACTTGGTTCGTCAATTCCGCCACGCACATCTGGGGTTACCGCAATTACGAAACCACCGACGACAGCAAAAACCTCTGGTGGGTCGGCCTGCTGGGCTGGGGCGAAGGCTGGCACAACAACCATCACGCCTACCAGCGCATGGCCCGCCACGGCCACAAATGGTGGGAAATCGATCTCACCTACTATTCCATTTGCGCCCTGGAAAAACTCGGCCTCGCCTGGAACGTCGTCCACAAAGTCCCCGCCTGGCAAAAGCCAGAGTAA
- a CDS encoding GntR family transcriptional regulator gives MQFSISPTSGVPIYQQLTDQICAAVARGHLRADQRLPSVRELSQLLVVNPNTVARAYTELEREGVLYTRPGLGVFVAPLPSPLSKKSRRERLLGNVDRLLVDAVRWGFSSEELLDFVAERAKQYQWNLAGTAS, from the coding sequence GTGCAATTCTCCATCAGCCCAACTTCCGGAGTTCCAATTTATCAGCAGCTTACCGACCAAATATGCGCCGCTGTGGCCCGCGGCCATTTGCGGGCGGATCAGCGGTTGCCCTCGGTCCGTGAGTTATCGCAACTGCTGGTCGTCAATCCCAACACCGTAGCTCGGGCTTATACTGAGCTGGAGCGAGAAGGCGTGCTTTACACGCGGCCGGGCCTGGGGGTGTTCGTGGCGCCGCTCCCCTCGCCGTTGTCGAAAAAATCGCGTCGCGAACGGTTGTTAGGCAACGTCGATCGCCTGCTGGTCGATGCCGTCCGCTGGGGATTCTCGTCCGAAGAACTTCTTGATTTCGTGGCCGAACGCGCCAAACAATATCAATGGAATCTGGCCGGAACCGCGTCATAA